The Coffea arabica cultivar ET-39 chromosome 2c, Coffea Arabica ET-39 HiFi, whole genome shotgun sequence genome includes the window TTAGAAAAGAAAACATGGGAAATGTTAAGTTAtggaagacaaaaaaaaaaaaaaaagaagaggagaTTTTAACGTTGTTGTCTGGAAGTTAAGGTAAAAAAATGGATGACTTCGGATATATGTATTAATAAAAAATTGTTCAATACACATTTGAGTACAAAATTAgtatttaaacaaattttattCGACAATCTCAGCTTCTCCTTTACTTTCCAGCCATATCGGGCAGAAAACTTTGACAAGCAAAGTAGTAGGAGTTCATCCCTTCAAATCATATGCTTTCCGCTCTTTTTCTGCCGCTCAAAGACTGCCAAACGTTAGAAAGACGCCTTTTTTGtcaccttcttttcttttttcgtcAAATCACAGCTCCCAAACTAGCTATAGCGACAAATCAAACATCACAATCATCTCGTCACCACATGATTCTAATGTTGGAAATTTCATTAGCAAGCAAGCAAATTTTAAGCAACcaagaggaaaatgaaaaattttatacaaGCAACAGCGAGCTAATGCAATATTGTTAGGAATGGTAGCTGCCGGAGTTATGGTGTCATTGATACCAGGGATCGGCTCCACTTTGCCATTAACGAAGAGCCCATTTTTCAGGCGATCGAGTACTATCAGCCTCCGCTTCATCAGCGAAAACACCAAGCGACTTGAGCAGCAGGGGCACGCCATTCGCTGTAATTTTAACCACCCTGGTTACCAGATCCAAGAAGAAGGCCAGGTTGATAGCCATGATTACAGAGTCTTCTTGCTTGATAATACTGGCAAAAAGGTATACAAAAAATaataggggaaaaaaaatcaaattcttcGTATGTTATTTGACCATGATCTGACGATATTGTGTCAGAAAATGTTAAACCAACTCACTGAACTAAAGAGATAACTGACTCAGTGAAGTGAGAGAATGGATAAATTGGGTTCTTCTGTCAACGTTTCAGTTTCAATTATTTCATTAGATGAACTTTGCTCAGTTTTGGAAACGTGTTAAAAGGGGTGAGGAATCCTGCTGCTTAGAATCTGCTCTttgttttaaaacaaaacaaagaccCTTTAAATACTGAGCTATATTCGGTCCAGGAAATGCTCGAATTTGATGTTGGTGATTGGCTAAGAAAGTGTGCAATAGATTAATGTACTTCATTTTGTCTCTAACACCTCAAAAGCAATTATGATCTTATATTACATTTGTGTGAATGGTGTAGCTACATGGAAGATGAACTTGTGACTTGTGTCTCATACTGTCTATCTTCTCGTCTGATtcctgcttcttttttttttttttttgaaacagtGTTTATTACATGTGCAGATTTCGCCTTGGCATGATATACCCCTACACGTTGGCAACGGCGTGTTCAATTTTGTTGCTGAAATTTCTAAAGATTCAAACTTGAGAATGGAGCTTGCCACCGATGAACTATACACCCCTCTCAAACAAGATAAAATAAGGGGTAGAATTCGGTAATGCGTGCAAGGATGCTTTAACTGTTGTCTTCATGCTAAGTGTATTCTCTCCGTTAGGCATGCTAGGAAGTTTCTAAAATTTGCATATCTTTTGGTTTTTGTATCTTAAGTCATATTGACATAGCATATAAATATCTGTTTGCCAGCTTCATGCTAACAGTAATTCTTAGCAAATTTGTTTTCCTCAAGAGATGCTTAATGAATGTAATGAAAATGATACAGTTAGGCTACAGGGATTACTAACTTGAGCTTTCAATCAAGGAAATGATTATAGCATTTTTGCCTCTAAGGTTTTTCTACAACTTCACCTTTCGGCTGCTAGCTTTCTCCGTCTTCTGGGAGAGCTACTTTCTCATTGTTGAAACCAGCTAGTCAGATAAGTGAATTCAACCATATTTTATAGGCAATCGTGTCATTAAGGCTGGCAAGCATTAAGCAGTTGACTATCAACTTTAGTTTACACAAAGGAATATAAGCATGGTGTGGTTGGAAAACAGTATCAATGGCTGATCTATTGCAGATATCTTATCTATGTCAATGATAGTTGGATTTGGCACTTAAAAGGAatctaaattaaaaattttgtaatttcCCGAGTATTTTTACAAAATGCATATGTAATAATACCAAGTGTCTTAATAGGAGATAAGAAGGCCTGAACATAGACAAGATTGTTTATCGGGCCTTTAGGTGAAcgttttatgttttggttaaAGTTTTTGTGGGAACATTGTGTAATTCATTGCAAAATGTAtcttcttcttgtttctttttcagCATTAGTTACCATCATATAATTGTCTTAGATGCAATATGAAGTGGAATTATGGATTGCTTCCTCAAACTTGGGAAGATCCTTCATCTGCAAATCCAGAAGTTGATGGCGCATTTGGAGATAATGATCCTGGTAAACATCTATCTATTCTTATCTTGTGATCAACGTTTCTACTGAAATAATGTGTCTTTTCCTACTGCTCCAACCAAAAGGAATAACAGTTTTATAGAAAGCATATTTATTTCATACATCTGAGAGTCCCTTCATTTTGCAGTTGATGTTGTTGAGATTGGGAGCACCTGTGCCAAGGTTGGTGAGGTTTTGAGAGTCAAGCCACTAGCTACTCTTGCACTGATTGATGAGGGTCAACTTGATTGGAAAATAATAGCTGTTTCCCTGGATGATCCAAGATGTTCTCTCGTTGATGATGTTCATgacattgaaaaatattttccggTATGTTTAGGTTCAATGAAGCTCACATTTTTGCTTTACAGCTTCTTTTTTCTGTATTCCATTCATCTGCAGATAATAATGTTCTGTTTTTTGGCTTATTCTGTCAGGACAATTTCTCATAATGGTATTAAAAGATGTAGGACTCCCACCGCATCTCAGTATAAAGTTTCTTTTCAATTTAACAGCATGAATGTCATTTTGGAGGCCTAGTTTCTGGGTGTTTTAAAAAGTGGTGATTTGGTAATCTAATGAGGGCTACCTAATAATCTGGCCATGAATCGCTTTTTAGTATGAGATAATTCAACCTGGGCTTCACATTGTTCTTCTAGACATCTGTAAGCATGCAAAAGAAAGCATGATTAATTAGGTTAAGAATTTATAATTGGATGAATGATCACATTAACTTGACAATCCATGATAAAGTATGTAAAATATGTGATCTATTGAAGACAAAAGCAGCAGGCAAAGAATTAATCTGCTAAAGAGAAGTTCATATTTGGTAAAAATGTCTCTTACCGACAAGGCTGATTGGCTGGCTCCCACCTGGAATAACCTTCTTTATAATCTTTTGCAAATTGATTGATCTATTTCATGATAATACATTTCTCTGGTCCAAGACTAAGCATACATTTCCTTCAGGCCACCCTAACTGCGATCAGCGAGTTTTTTAGAGACTATAAGGTCTATGATGGAATACCTGGCAACAAGTTTGGTCTAGGAAACAAGCCAGCAAACAAGGTACACGGTCAATAATGCAAGATCCGGATTTGTCTTTTACTGAATGGATGAGTTAAAAGATATTCCATTTTCCTGATTCTGGAAATGTCCTTTCATAAAAGGTTTGATTTCTTGTGAATCAGTCATACAACCCATATTCTGCTTATTATATACCCTTATCATAAATGCTCTATGGCTTTTTGTTTTTGGTCTGCATCAATGTCTCAAGCTGCCCGAGTTCATAGAGTGCTAAAACTCAGGTTATCAATCATTTATATATGGATCACCAAACTCTAGTAATCTATTAAAGTTTGTCAGTAATCTCAAGCAAGATATTATGGTACAACCTGGAAACTTCCATTCCAACTTATAATTAGGCTAATGCATTTGTTTCTAAAAGTCCATTTAGTGGCAGCCCTTTGTTGAAAATGCCTGCTAACAGAGAGGGAGAAAAAATTCCCTTACCATGTCATTGCCTACTGAATGTAGGTTGGGAAGAAGGGGTAAAGGAAGGGAGTGTCTTACTGTAGGTTTGAGACAAGGAGGGAGGGTTAGAACAGCCACACAATGCTATGTCGAGGGTAATTTCTCTTAACATTTTGGGGCGGAATTTGTACTCTTTTGCTGTTGTGAATACTTCATTGGCAATTTCTCTTCTTATACTTATGTTCTTGAGACAAAAGAAAAGTTACTTGGAAGAGAGATTATAACCCGCACACATTCTTTTTTCGAGGTCAGAGGAAGGTGATACTTAGCCCCCCCGGGGGTGGGGGTTCCCTGGTTGTACTTTTGCTCTCAAATATGTTTTCGTTTCTAAATTCATATGAGCATAATGGGGATAACTGCTAATTGGATGGCCATCGGGGTGGCTAACTACTTGATTGTGTATCAGTCTACCCGTTCTCTTGACTTCCCTCTTGCACCTCCTTTTGGCTTTTGACCTCCCCATTATCCTATCCTCCAATGGAGACGAGATGACTGATGAGAGGAAAGAAGCACATCCACCTATTGAAGTCTTTTATGATGAATGAAAAGGCTACGAGAGCaaagaaaacagaaattggGGGACGGAAGAAGTGGAAGACAGGAGAAGTAATCAATTTTCATGCAGACATTTAAAGCTGTTTATTGTTTGCATACGTCTTTGTTTCTTTCTCTACTTTAGCTCTTAAATATTATGTCCTCCTTGTGGTTTTGAAGAATCTAATGATTTTTGGACAGGATTACGCTGTCAAGGTTATCAGGGAAACCAATGAAGCTTGGACTAAACTTGTCACAAGGTCTATCTCGGCGGGTGAGCTCTCCCTTGCATAGACGTAATTATTGAGCGTTTGCGCTATTATTGTGTCTCGTATCCTTGGCAAAAACAGAAATGACCTGAAATCTCCCACTGGATTCTTTTTCTGTAACAAATGTTGATGATGATAATAAGCTTGTCAGTCATGACAAAACCTGGTGTTTTAGCAAATATGATTGATTGCACGCAAGAGCTCTCAAATCATTTGCTGAATCACATGGCGAAGGCGCGCGCGCGCACAcgtacacacacatatatttaAGGGCGGATCCCGTTTCGTCTTTAGAAATGATTTGTCCAACACTTGACAGGTCAAGAATTCATCACTTGGACCTTGCTCAACGCTTCCTCCGCCTGCTCTTGAAATCGTAAATGTCACAAATGACTTTGTGCCGTGCGTCCCAATCAACAGAGCGGTACACTTATGAAACAAAAGTTACCTCCACCACCTGCATCAACCAGGATGGCCGCGACGTTTGTCAACATTTTCTACGACGTTTTTTCCGTGAAGGAGAGCCTTTAGGAAAGTCGACGGCTGCTACTTTTGAGCTCTGAAGAGGATGACATCGTCCGTCCCTAGGGGTGGAGCTGAACCAAGTAGCTCGGCTCAAACTCGCGAGCTACTTGATCAGCAGCTCGAGCTCTAGTTCGGTTGACTAAACTCGATCTCGAGTTCGAGCTGCTCGTTAGAgctatcgagtcgagctcgatctTAGAAATATAATACTCGAGAGTTCGACGAGTTCTATCGagctttttataatatataatttaatttttattattgtgaaatattaataatatcctttatttaaaattatatataaaatattaatttttattacttgagctTGATTAGGCTTGATTGAGCTCGAATAAGCTTGATTTGAATTGGTTACATTTaattaaactcgagctcgaggtCGAGCTCGAGTTCCATAAATTGATGTCGAGCTCGAAGTTGAGCTCGAGTTTTATAAATTGATGTCGAGCTCTGCCTCGAGTTGAGCTTGAGTAGTGCACTATTCAAGCTTGACTCGACGCTACAGCAGCGTCTCGGAGAGCCCAGTCATTGTTTAACCTGAGTAGAAGAAAACATAATACGTACAATAAGTGATCATAACTCAATAAGTATCTTTTCTTAATCTTTTGAAAGCAAAGtcataaaataaaagttgaaAACCTTGCTACTAATCGATTATCCCCTGCCGATTCGATTATCAAGTTTCCAGTTCTTGCGGTTATTTTCGATTCTCAATCAAACCtggttttaattgattttttttcaaagcGATTTTTTGAATGAATTTGAGTTGAAAGTCTAGCTGATTTTTGGTTCAACCGATCGAACCAACTGATCTGATCCGAGTTTAAAAATATggatcaaattttaaaaaatcgcTGCTATCTTTTCTTAATCTTTTGAaatagtttcaaaaaattttcgtgaggttttttatttttgattcaTTGACCTCTCCTAAATTTCTAACAATATCACTTATCGGTAatgtaaccaaaaaaaaaaaaaaaaaatttgggtgtAATTTTTTGGCTTGTGGCAACTGTCTCTTAAATGCAATTTGGCTTGACTTAAAAATGCAATTTGGCTTGTGGCAACCTGACACGCTACCCACGAGCCACGGACCTGGTTAAATAAACGCTGTTATTGGTAGGAACAGATGGATGCTCTTAGTGCTTTATTCCTCTgcttttaattgcatttttaAGTCACTATAAGCCTGTGAGAAGAACTAAGACCAAATTTCTAgagattttataaaaaaaaatactataatgatagaatatatatgaaataaaaagataattgtgCGATGTGTcaatgaaaaattttgtttttttttggaaaactcACAATCCAAAtaagatccttttttttttaatagtatcTTGTGATAATCAATCGCATTATTTTTAGCTTAAATGATGATTGCAGTTTGGTTGGTATGGACCTACAATTGTGGGacaaattgaagaaattataATTAACACCCACACTTGACCGCGAGATAATAGTAACATAAATTCGGAATAGACTCACAACTTGAAAATTGGACACAAACTCTTGGCACCCCTGATTATTTTGCTTAGTGCAAATGAAATCTATAGGTACTTGATATGGCATAACTGAGAGTTGAATCTCGTATCAAGGCTAAATGAATGCACATTACTGTAACCTTCGATTTTTATGCAAATTTTTATTCACACaaaaagagtaaaaaaaaaaaaacttatttttgtgCTTGATCATCAACATATTTACTGGTTAGATTTCGTATTCGGTCACTTTTCAGAGTAGAGTTAGTATTatttatatacaaaatttgaaattacagCTAATTTGATAGCATATTTTTTGTCTTACCAATTAATCGGGGTGAGAATTTTAATCAACGATGagggtatattatatatacCTATATATCAAAAAACCAAAAATGTGGTATAAAGAGTTGTATTGTATGCCTTAGAGCCTTTTGTGCAACAGTCAACCAATCAGGGCTTACCGTTTGGGTCTGTGGTCAACAATTAACTAGAGCGGTAAACAGGAGTAAGCCCTGCTTCTTTGCTCGTCGATTATCAGCAATCAACAATcagaagcagcagcagcagcagcagcaatggCGGCCACTAGAGCGATAGTGTCAGCAAGCAACACTATCACCACTTCATTATTGAGAAAAGCCCCATTGCAAGGCCCCAACAGCCTCAGCTTATGTTTCAACTACAGCAACAAGAGTGGACTTGTTTTACAAAAGAGGAGACTTTTTACCTGCAGTGCTATCTATAATCCCCAAGTTCAGATTAAAGAAGAGGGCCAGCCTGAAACTCTTGACTACAGAGTCTTTTTCCATGACGGTTCTGGCAAGAAGGTCTCTTTTTTTGtgggttttattttcttttggttttttggCTGGTTTGTGCCGAAATTCGTTCAAAGATGCTTGCTTTATGACCTGGGATTGAAGGGTTTAGTTAGTTCTGAAAATGATGtttatttgtttccttttttgtgCTGGAATCTGTTTAAAGATGCGTGCTTTTATGGCTTGTGATCGAAGAAGGGTTGTTTGATTTTGAGAATgttgtttttgtgttttttcaGATTTCTTGTTTGATATTCTCAATCGCTTAATAGAATAACTATATGCTCTTTGTACTTCATTAGACTGTTGGAGTTGTCTAGATACTGTTGGTTTTGTAGCGAATGCTGAAAAATTCTTCTTGACATTCTTAAGTTCGAGTTTCTGAACTCCCATGTTTAAGCGTTTAGCGTGTTAAAGTTAGGAAAGGGGAAAGCTACCCAACTTCTGCTTTTGTTATTATACTTTTGAATTATTTGGGAGATTTTAAAACTTATAGTCAAGTTTGTAATTTGACAGTATAAGCACTTCATTTGCCTGGTTTCTGGTTACCATGTGAGCCTTTTGATATCTTGTTTGCTAATATTTTTGTAGTTTTAGTCGAATAAATTAAGGGTTTTATACAAGCAAATGTTTAGAATATTGAGGGGCCATTCCTCCTTGGACCAGATTTAGAATTATAGTCCGTTGATTATATTGCTTCTTAAGCAGAGTAGTTGGCAATGTGTAGTTAATAAGTAATGGTTTCTCTCGTAAATTTTCATGAAACATTCTGTATCAATTTTATGTGCAGATTTCTCCTTGGCATGATATTCcattgcatttgggtgatgGCTTGTTCaattttattgttgaaattcCCAAAGAATCAAGCGCAAAGATGGAGGTTGCAACCGATGAACATTTTACCCCTATAAAACAAGATACGAAAAAGGGAAAACTTCGATATTATCCGTAAGACTAAATTCATATTCTTTTTATGCTTTTTATTTACATGTCTTAGGCTTGACTGATCACTGCTGCTGCCCAATTTGGAATCACTATGTTAACTTACTGGTGACAGACTGGTTAATGGACACATTTCAATTGATTTTGTACTCGGTGCAAATTATGTTAGTGCCTCACCTATGAGTTTCTTTGCTGGTTCTCTCTGATGGTTCATGGACCTTAAAGTACCCTTATTTCTCATTCCCTTGAATAAATCAAGAGATTCCAAAAGATAGATATCTCTGACTAAGAATTTCCTTTTAGAATTCTTCACATGGCAAGTTCAGATTTTCAACCAGTCACACCTTAGACGTTGACTAAATCACCAACCATTGACATTCAGCGTGGAAGTTTTGGCTCCTATCAGAGTGATTATTATTTCCTTCAGTGGCTGATGTTTGGTTTTGGGATTCTTTTTATCTAGCAAAAGAACACTATCATCTGTTTGTAATTCTATGCACATATTTCAGTTATATGCATATTACCTATTGCACTAGCTTTTATCTCTTTAGGACATCTGATCTTTcttcacattttttttcctttcttcctttatTCAGGTGCCATTTTTCTGTAATTTCTCAGGTACAACATTAACTGGAATTATGGGTTGCTTCCCCAGACATGGGAAGATCCTTCATTTGCGAATACTGAAGTTGAGGGGGCATTTGGAGATAATGATCCTAGTATGCTTGCCACCTGCACCAACATTCCATGATAGCTTGATTTAACTGAATTGCTCATTCGGCTTCCTATAGAAGCATTGTAGATTTATTCCAAAGTAGCTGGCCTTTTAAATCTTATCTAATCAGTGCTTTTATCTGCAGTTGACGTTGTTGAGATTGGCGATAACCGTGCCAAAATTGGCCAGGTTCTGAAAGTTAAGCCTTTAGCTGCTCTGGCAATGATTGATGAGGGTGAACTTGACTGGAAAATAGTTGCAATTTCTTTAGATGACCCAAGAGCTTCACTTGTTAATGATGTTGATGATGTTGAGAAGCATTTTCCGGTATGCGAAGTTTACGTTTATGCTACATTTTCTTTTCCTGCTGTTCTGAAGCATGTTTAGTCTTTTTATGATGTGAACTGGGAATTTATGTATTGTAGCAACATAGCTGAAGAAGTGACATAATCATCCATATGGTCGTTTCTAAATGGTTTTTTAAATTGATGATCTGACGAGTCCGCTACGTGCATTGACTGTTTAAATGCAAACCTGGAGGAAAAATTTATTGAATGCATGTATAATTATTTGACTAGCCCCAAGGAAGAGTgggaaattaaggaaagtgCTAGGTAGATGCTCAAGCAATTGTGAAAGTCAAGGGAATAAGAATCTGAAAAGGAGTGATTAAGTGAAAACCACAGAATCTTTCTCAATATAAAATACTGGTCCCCCTTCTCACGAATTTTGCTATTTACTTCTCTTATTTCGGTCAACATCTGAATCACTCCATATGGTAGAAACTGATGAATCCTAGGAAACAATGATTGAGGAATTCTTGTACTACACTTTTCAATTTGTTCTTTTTTGTTGAATATGGATTTTTAGGTTCTTGAATCGTTCAGTAGTCACTGTCAAACTTTGTTACCAGGATTTCGTGAATGTGCATCTTTTTATGTGGTATGGAATCTCAGGTGCAGATATCTGAAGGATGAAAAATTGAATGCCATTTGTCTTCCATCCTCATTTTCTGCTTATAGTTTATATGGAAAATTGATAATCGCTTATGGTTCATGGAGACCAGAACTGATATCAGAAGCCTTAGTTGTCTACTAGTGGACTCAGCCCTCTATTCCGCGTGTTTTTGTTATCTCCTCTATTTTTAGGAAGATCTGTAGTTTAAATAATTCAACGTTGACGTCCCTGTATGTTTTTATTGTAAAAACAGATTTAAAAACATTCGGTGAAAAGCGTTTCAATTAAGAGTAAAGTTGGAAGCTGATGTTAAAAGTCATGTATATCTGTCACTTCACTAGCTCTTTAATGGTTGTAACGCTTCCAAACCCTTCAAACTATTGTTTGGAAGCGGAGCACTTGTTCTTCTGAAGTTCAACAAGTACAAGATAGGACTAAATTTCTTTGTGCCTGTAAATTTCCAGGGCACTCTTACTGCAATCAGGGACTGGTTTAGGGACTACAAGATTCCTGATGGAAAACCTGCTAACAAGTTTGGTCTAGGGAATAAACCAGCAGATAAGGTATGGTGCAATTTAAGCCTTAAAACCATTTACTAATATGCAGCCGATGTTTTTTTgtacttcttttccttttttctcaaGCCTTTTGTATTCAATGCTATTTTTGTATACCAACATGCTATTTACTTGTCATAACAGGAATATGCGCTTAAGGTCATAACAGAAACCAACGAGTCCTGGGCTAAACTGGTCAAGAGATCTGTCTCTGCGGGTGAACTTTCACTAGTGTAAATGGCACTTGGAAGTTTGAGCTGCCTGACATTCAAGGGGATATGCTGTGCGTCTCCGGGAGCCCAAGTGATAGAATTTATTTGAGATGAGAGTGAATTTTCTTAATCTCCAGATTCAGATGAATAATTTCTGCAATTATCTTGGAGTTAAAATGTACTTCTTGACCTTAGTGTTCTTGTAGTTAAGAAACTTATTTGTGAAGTTCTTGGTCGTAGATTTTCCCTTGCGCCAAGAGATGAGATGAATGATAGATGCGGTGGAATACACAAATAAACTGAAAACGGAAGATAAATTAGGTTCTGGGTTTGAActgttcattttttttgagattGTTCATTCACTGAAAGCCCTCTCATCGTTCCCACCCTTCCGATTAAAAGAAGGTGCAGACAAGCAAAATTCAAGATATCATTTGTTCCTGTGTTTGAAAAAGATGTCATTCGTTtctaagtaaataaataaatagcaaGACACAACTGTTCCTGCTGTTGAGCATTTTTCACTCTTTTTAAGCGTTCGTCATTCATCCTCTGCAACATTTGAGTACGATTTGGAAATCCACCCATCgctttcggtgaagcaaatcaCACAGCATATAGCTAAAGCAGAGGAAGAActtcaaagaaataaattacGTGGGGAAACAGGAAACGAAGACTTTCCATGGCATGCACACTTGGAAACCGCATTTGGGCGTCTGACCATATTCTATCAATTTTTGTCTTCAGGGCGCCAttgtgaattttggtcaatACAAAACTAATGACAGAAAGAAAATTACAGAGGTTCCACTTCAAGATCTCATGATTTTATACTAAAACATCATTGATAATTTTTATGTATACAGGATCAAAAATAATATTAATTTGGACCCCGCGTTACATTACACCACTTCTATATGATTTTTTCGGCTTTCAAGAACTGCAAGCTAGGCCTAATATGCTACAGTTCCTGTGAGTTTTGCAGGGTTTTATTTAGGTACAATAAAATGTTAGCCATGCGCAAGTAGCTTAGCAACTACCATTTGGGTGACTTTAACAGTTGCAAAGTTCAACAAGTTCTGGAACCCTCTTGTCAAATGCCTCATCTCCTTCATGGGATTTGTTCAGTGCTTGTGATCTGCGTTGAAGAATAGAAAACCATTTCCCCTCTTGAAGCCATTTTCGCACAGATACCTGTACTCGAGAAAGAGGCAAATTTTCTGGTTGTTCTGCAGCCGGTTGTGGAGGCAGGTCAGTTGTAGGTGCTTGTGTTCGGCGGATCAGGAGGAGCATTGCTGCTGTCGGTGACATCTGATATCAGAATTTACAATAATGCTGCAAAAACAAAAGTACAGAATAGGAGTCAGTCTAGCAGTAGTACTTCTTTTTATAGCAGCGAGTCATACGGTTGGTGAGATGCTTAATTGATGCAGTCTTGAATTGAAATTCTTTAGATTGTAAACAGAAGTAAAACTGTGTGCTAGGTTGCTAATTTGACTGGTTTTGGCCTAAAATTTCTATCTTATCAGTCCATCTTCTCTTCTACAGTTTACAATACCCCCAGCCTTGCTGCATTTACTTGCACTTCCAAATTTTTGAGAATTCTTTTAAACCTTTCTTTTGCTTGCTTTTTCTACTGTGTCTGCATTTATGCTAAGCCACAATATGATTGCACGCTTGGATGGAATGGAACGGAACTAGACCACGATGTGGGATCCATCCATACGTCTTTTTCCAATTACCTGTGGATGGATTCATTTCCATGGGCTTGGGACTTGATAAGTTGGTTGTACTAAATGATTTCAGGTAAGTGAATCTTGGTTTCATGTAATTATTAAGAAGCCGTGGTTTTGGATACGCGACAGAACCTGGTTGCGTTTTTATGCTAAAATAAAGGGTTATTATCCCTTTACCACCTTAAATTATATAACTACTACCAGTTTACTTCCTAACATcatcttttagtcacttcacCTCCacaagtaattcaactcaacatgttaagaaattttgaacaaaaatatCCTTTTACTCTGTAGCATTACTACActgttattattactttattcctttaaattatagtgatataatcgatttaattcctaacattattttcttggcattttacttcatcgttaatctaactactatggtcaaaaatttttaaatatatttacccttatatatataattaaaaaaataaaaaatttagaatgattattcttttttttttttcactttaagagatccaaaaatataaagataaaaaggttttct containing:
- the LOC113726550 gene encoding soluble inorganic pyrophosphatase 6, chloroplastic isoform X4, whose product is MVAAGVMVSLIPGIGSTLPLTKSPFFRRSSTISLRFISENTKRLEQQGHAIRCNFNHPGYQIQEEGQVDSHDYRVFLLDNTGKKCLLHVQISPWHDIPLHVGNGVFNFVAEISKDSNLRMELATDELYTPLKQDKIRGRIRCNMKWNYGLLPQTWEDPSSANPEVDGAFGDNDPVDVVEIGSTCAKVGEVLRVKPLATLALIDEGQLDWKIIAVSLDDPRCSLVDDVHDIEKYFPDYAVKVIRETNEAWTKLVTRSISAGQEFITWTLLNASSACS
- the LOC113726550 gene encoding soluble inorganic pyrophosphatase 6, chloroplastic isoform X2, giving the protein MVAAGVMVSLIPGIGSTLPLTKSPFFRRSSTISLRFISENTKRLEQQGHAIRCNFNHPGYQIQEEGQVDSHDYRVFLLDNTGKKISPWHDIPLHVGNGVFNFVAEISKDSNLRMELATDELYTPLKQDKIRGRIRCNMKWNYGLLPQTWEDPSSANPEVDGAFGDNDPVDVVEIGSTCAKVGEVLRVKPLATLALIDEGQLDWKIIAVSLDDPRCSLVDDVHDIEKYFPATLTAISEFFRDYKVYDGIPGNKFGLGNKPANKDYAVKVIRETNEAWTKLVTRSISAGQEFITWTLLNASSACS
- the LOC113726550 gene encoding soluble inorganic pyrophosphatase 6, chloroplastic isoform X1, which codes for MVAAGVMVSLIPGIGSTLPLTKSPFFRRSSTISLRFISENTKRLEQQGHAIRCNFNHPGYQIQEEGQVDSHDYRVFLLDNTGKKCLLHVQISPWHDIPLHVGNGVFNFVAEISKDSNLRMELATDELYTPLKQDKIRGRIRCNMKWNYGLLPQTWEDPSSANPEVDGAFGDNDPVDVVEIGSTCAKVGEVLRVKPLATLALIDEGQLDWKIIAVSLDDPRCSLVDDVHDIEKYFPATLTAISEFFRDYKVYDGIPGNKFGLGNKPANKDYAVKVIRETNEAWTKLVTRSISAGQEFITWTLLNASSACS
- the LOC113726550 gene encoding soluble inorganic pyrophosphatase 6, chloroplastic isoform X3 — translated: MVAAGVMVSLIPGIGSTLPLTKSPFFRRSSTISLRFISENTKRLEQQGHAIRCNFNHPGYQIQEEGQISPWHDIPLHVGNGVFNFVAEISKDSNLRMELATDELYTPLKQDKIRGRIRCNMKWNYGLLPQTWEDPSSANPEVDGAFGDNDPVDVVEIGSTCAKVGEVLRVKPLATLALIDEGQLDWKIIAVSLDDPRCSLVDDVHDIEKYFPATLTAISEFFRDYKVYDGIPGNKFGLGNKPANKDYAVKVIRETNEAWTKLVTRSISAGQEFITWTLLNASSACS
- the LOC113726550 gene encoding soluble inorganic pyrophosphatase 6, chloroplastic isoform X5, with translation MVAAGVMVSLIPGIGSTLPLTKSPFFRRSSTISLRFISENTKRLEQQGHAIRCNFNHPGYQIQEEGQVDSHDYRVFLLDNTGKKCLLHVQISPWHDIPLHVGNGVFNFVAEISKDSNLRMELATDELYTPLKQDKIRGRIRCNMKWNYGLLPQTWEDPSSANPEVDGAFGDNDPVDVVEIGSTCAKVGEVLRVKPLATLALIDEGQLDWKIIAVSLDDPRCSLVDDVHDIEKYFPDNFS
- the LOC113726551 gene encoding soluble inorganic pyrophosphatase 6, chloroplastic-like gives rise to the protein MAATRAIVSASNTITTSLLRKAPLQGPNSLSLCFNYSNKSGLVLQKRRLFTCSAIYNPQVQIKEEGQPETLDYRVFFHDGSGKKISPWHDIPLHLGDGLFNFIVEIPKESSAKMEVATDEHFTPIKQDTKKGKLRYYPYNINWNYGLLPQTWEDPSFANTEVEGAFGDNDPIDVVEIGDNRAKIGQVLKVKPLAALAMIDEGELDWKIVAISLDDPRASLVNDVDDVEKHFPGTLTAIRDWFRDYKIPDGKPANKFGLGNKPADKEYALKVITETNESWAKLVKRSVSAGELSLV